The stretch of DNA GGCTCGCCGGCGTAACCGACCTTGGCCAGAGCAGACTTGATTTCGGCAATCGGCACGGGACAGCAAGCTTTCGCCCCGATGGTCGCTTGTTTGGTTCCGTAGTTCACTTCCACCGCGATCACGCCGTCCACACGTTTGATCGTTTCAGCAACTGTCGTCGCGCAGCCTTCACAAGTCATGCCCTCAATAGCGAGAACGGCGCGGTTCATATCATCATGTTACAACCGCGTTGCCACCAGCACCGAAGAGCAGACCGACATAGCTTGGAAAGGCCAGGAACGCGATCGCCAGCACGGTGACGACCCACAGCATGACTTTGTTCATCGCGGCCATACTCCAACGCAACGTCGTTTTGGGCGTACAGCACTCTAATTCGCCTACCATAGTCGAGTCACAGCACGACGCATCGTGGTTCGCATCGCTTGCTGGCCGAGGCCGGTAAGTGAAGTAAAAGGCGGCTCCCAGAAACCCGAATGTGATGAGCATGAACAGGGGTCGATATGTCTCGAGTGCGACCGCGATGCCGGTACCGGACACGCCTACGGCCAATAGGACCAACGGAAGCCAGCAGCAGCTCGATGCCATGATCGCCGAGACGATGGTCCCGACCTTGGCGATCTTCTCTCCCCGGCCCGAAGGAGGTTCGGAACCAATGTGCGATTCCGTCGCTGCCAATTCACCTTTCGCGATTTCAATTCCCTTGGCCACGCTTCCGAGGCAGCAGGATCCGCTGGGATTCGTCACTTCACAATGGCACGCCTCTCCTTTCATCCGCGAGCGGATGTCCTCGACCGCGGTCGATTCTCCCGTTGCCTCCAGCTCACGCTTGATGCTGGTCACCGAGTGGTCAAAGCAATAACAGAGCGGGCGGTCGCCAGCTGTCTCCTTGACCCCCACTGCAACTTTCAGTTGTGGTTTGACAAACGTATCGTCACTCTGCTCCGCGAAGTACACAACATCGCATGCCGGCGAGTCACAGAAACGCCAGCCGGTGTCTTCGTTGATTGCGTGACATCCCGTTCCATCGGTCTGGCAACACGAATCGCCGTCTTGGAATCCTGATGCAGCGGGTTCCTTCAACAGGCTGCGAATCGTGCGCAGCGAAACACGTCTTGCTTTATGGCCGCAAGTCGGGCACGTCTGTCTGGTTGCGGTTGTAGCGTTCTGGTTCATGGCTTCTCAGGCCTATGTTGTGAATCCGGTCATCTGCGTCTATTATCGAGGTTGCACCTAAGTGCAAGGTCAAGTGGATTTGCAAAAAAACTGAAAACCAGTTTCCCAAGGGCGATTTGAGCATTGCTATGCCCAACGATTACACCATAAGCCAGTTGGCCAAAGCGGCTGAAATTCCGACAACGACAGTTCGCTACTACGAGCGAATCGGGCTTGTTGAACCCGATAATCGCAGCCAGGGAAACTACCGCTTGTACAGCGGTGAGTCGCTCAACAAGTTGAAGTTCATCCGCGCGGCACAAGCAATCGGGTTTACGCTCGACGACGTGAAGGCGTTGCTCTCCGACGACGATGGCGGCATTCCGACGTGCGGCAACGTGCAGCGCCTGATTGAGGAGAGACTGGCGGATATCGACCAGCGGCTGAAGGACCTACGGCGCGTCCGCAAGGTGTTGAAGAACGCGCTCGAGCAATGCCAGACCCAAAAGAAAACAGACTGCTGCCAAGTCGTGGCAGGATTGAAGGCCCAATGAAATGAGTCAACTGAAAAAAGCGATTGTCGCCGGCGATGTCGAACGCGCCCGGCAGCTTCTGAATGAGAACCCAAAGCTGGCTTCCACGCCGATCCGCTGGGGCAGCATTCTGAACAGCTGCCAGACTGAGCCGCTTCACTTCTTAAGCGATGGCCCTTTCAATCAACTCTGGGATCACGGCCGGCAAGCGGAGCTGGCACGCGCTCTGATCGACGCAGGCGCTCCGGTGGACGGACTTCCAGGAGGTGGAGAGACGCCTCTTCACGGCGCGGCGAGTTTGGGAGAGGCGGGTGTTGCTCAAGTTCTGATCGACGCCGGCGCGAACATAGAAGCAGTTGCCTCCTATCCCGGCATCCCCGATGGCACGCCGCTGGATTTCGCCGTTCATTTCGGCATGGTCGAAGTCGTCGACCTGCTCTTAAGAAAGGGTGCGAAGGTTTTGTCGACACGAATAGCGGCCGGAGTTGGAAAACTCGATCGAGTGCGAGCGGACCTTGAGTCGGCATCCTTATCCAATGAGCAAGCGTTTGACGTGCTGCGTTGCGCCGTAGTCTGCGATCGTATTCCCGTCGTGGAATACTTGCTCGATAGCGGTCTGGATGTGAACGTGATGGATGGGAAAGCGACCGCATTGCACTGGGCGGCCTGGGAAGCGAAGCCGAACATGGTGTCGTTTCTGTTGAGTCGTGGCGCGGACGCGACGCTCCTGGATGCGAAGTATCAAATGTCGCCTGGTGGCTGGGCCCGGCATCGTCGCAAGGAAGTCGGGCCACGTTGGGGGCACGACGAAGTAATTCGAATTCTTGAACACCATGTCTCTGAACCAGCCTGAACGAGGTGTAGTGGCGGCAAGGAGATGATTTGAGTCCACAAAAGTCGCCTCCGGCTTCTACTTGCCGCTATTCACTACTGAGAAATTGTGACGGGACTTGTTCGTGCGTAAGGACGAACCGTCCGGCATCACGTAATCAGTTCCGCCCCCCACGCAAACCGGGTACGACGCCGCTTGGCTAAAAAAAGATCATGCAGCGGAATTAACACACGCTTGATCTACGCACCGCAATTAGGCGACAGCTGGCGGTCAAGACCTGCGTCGATTGATTCGGCAACGGCTAGTACGTGGATTGATATGAACCACGGACCGTGCACGCCTAAAGGCCAAACCAAAAAACGACAACTAATCCAAAACCACCAGAGCATCAGACAATTCGTTGATGTCGTTGTCGTCTCGGGGCAGGACCCCGGATAGTTTTTCGCCGGTGGTGGCGATGGCGTTGCAAAGGGCGTTGGGGATTGTGCCGGAGCCCAGGTCGGTGGTGAGTTGCTGGCAGATTTCGTCTAGGGCGGATTGGCCGAGTTTGGTTAGGACCGATTCGTCAGCGATGATGGCGGCGCGGTGTTCGAAGAGGGAGACGTAGATCAACACGCCGGTGCCGCCGGCTGTGTGGTGTACGCGGCGGTCGTAGAAGACAGACCGGGCTCGCTGCAATACGTCTTCTGCCATTTGTGCTTTGGGGGTGAAGAGCGCCCGCAGCCAGTTCACACGCATCGCCAGCACCACGCCGACGAAGAATCCCGCGACTAGTGAAACGATGTAGACGAAGAGTTGAAATGCGGCGGAGGGGCCGCCCCAGCTGTTGGCATCGGTTGAGGGGCTGGGCGTGAGCCACCACGCGGCGATAAAGGCGAGGACGCCGCACCACAGGCCAACGATGTCTTCGGGACGATCGTAACGGCCGGAAGACTTGGCGACGACCGGCATGATTTCGGCTGAGGTCTTTGCCTCGGCGGCAACGACCGCTTGAGTGATTTGTTGATGATCTTGTTCGGTGAACAGTGCGTTGGTATTGGTCATGGCTGGAATCCATCGCCTCAGGTGATGTACACGGTCAAACTGTTTGGGCATCAACAAAAATCGGCTGAGAAAGCTACCAAGAGCCGCTGGCCCCGCCTCCGCCGGAAAAGCCGCCACCTCCGAAAGAGCCTCCAGAGTAGCCGCCTCCGCTGCCGGAATTCGACAGCATGTGGTACAAAATCGCCCCGATGCCTGCGAAGACGAGGCCCCAGAATAACCAAGCCCAGCCGCTGGAGCCGCGGCGGATCAACGACACGACGGTAAAGATGCCCAGGCCGATCGCTCCAATGAGGACCGGATAAAACCAAGCAGGTTTGGGAGCGGCCGGCAGTTTGAGATCGCGGGCCATTTTTTCCAGCGACTGCACACCGGCGAGGATTCCCGCACTGAAGTTTCCTTGTTTGAATCGTGGGATGATCTGCTCGTCCATGATCTGCAGACACAGGTCATCCTTCTCGCGCCCCCAACCGGCGCCTAATTCAATACGCGCCTTGCGGTCGTCTTTCGAGACCAACAACAGGATGCCTTTATTCCATTGGTTCTCTCCCAATTTGGCGGGGCCGATTTGCCATTGGTCAAACAGCAACCGGGCAAAGGTCTCAATCCGCATCCCCCGACCGCCATGATCGGCCATGGAATTGATGGTGACCACGACCAGTGGAGCCGCCTTGTCGGTCAGAAGCTTGTCCGCCAATTCGCGAATTTGTGTCGCATCGGCCTCGTTGATCAATCCCGCTTTGTCCAGGATAAATTCCCGCTGTCCGGGCGGATCGAGTTGGATCAGATTGTCGTTTTGCTGATAAGCCAAAAGCGCGGAGGTGTTCAGCAACAGGCAAGCGGCAACGAGACAGCCGATTCGGAAAGGAACATTTCGCGGGCGTATCACGGACTGAGGCTCCTACAAGTCGTTTCAAAACCCTCTGACGCATCTCGCTGACAATAAAAATGCAGGTTTCCGGAACAGACGCAACCGGGTTTTGAAACAGGTTCTAGCTATCGATGAAAATCCTAACGCATTCTCCGGAGATTGTAGTCAGGTCCCATCGAATAGTGAAATGCGTGACGACTAAGGTTGTTTCCGCTGCGTGTGCTTCTATTTGGCGACGGTATTCTTTCATGACACCCGCCGTCCTGCGGCTATCCTTTTCTCGTACGGGATCGTCAATTCGACAACAGATGTTGTCAAATCGTGGGCGGATGAGGGTGTTCATTTTGCTGCTATTACTGTTTTGGGATGACGTAACGCTTTTATCCGAATGCGTTTAGCGATTTTGGGCGGCCGGCTGGGCATGGCAATTGCTTTGTTGGATTGCTGGACATTGTTAGACGGACGGTTTTGCTTGTTTCCGCCTTTTACGCGGCCTAAGATTTCATAGTCGCACGCATTTTGGGGAATTCAACCGTGGCACGCAGGTGTGTGCTCGGCTCGTCTTGACCCGATTCTGTTGAATTGCGATGATCATCCCCTGACGGGACAGATTCACTGGGAAAATTCTGTGTTACAACATTTCGCCACAATATTGACGTTGCTCGTTTCGGTTTTGCATGCCGGACTGGGGTGCTGCTGGCACCATGTTCATGCCTGTGAAACCTCTGCCGTTTCTTGTTGTTCGAATTCTCAGGACCACATCACCTGTACGTCGAAACGGGGCGACTCTTCTTGCTGTCATCACCGGCATGGTGATGATTCAGTTGCCCGTCTGTCCTCAGAACCTGCTGAAACCTCGCAACCTGCTGACGACGATGGACATCACCATCAGCACCAGCAGTGCGAGAAGAGCGGGTGCGTGTTTGTCGTCGGTTCACGAACGACATTTGTCCCGGACTCGCAATCTCGCTGCTCGCTGGATGTCCCGGTCGTCATTGTTGAGACGTCGGTCGGTTTAGCGCCCGCTGTGTCGAGTCGAGCGACGGGTGCTTTTCGCGGCGTGCTGTGGGATGGTGCGCATGCTCCGCAATGGACTCAGACTTGGTTGCTGTGAGACTGCGTCTCAAGGCCCGAGTTTGACGTTATAAGCTGCACGCTTTTAATCCGCAGCATTTCTTCTGATCCGCTTTATTAGGGTTGTTTGCGGATCGCCCTGCGCCGGTACGTCATGTCGTACCGTTCTTCATGGAGACTGTCATGAAATATCGTCTACCAAAAATCGCGGTCCAATCCGCTGCCGTCGTGGGCGGTCTGGTTGTCATTGGGGCTGCCTGGTATTTCCAATCCACCTGGATTCCTGCCGTCAAACAGTGGGCGGCAAATAC from Symmachiella dynata encodes:
- a CDS encoding heavy metal-responsive transcriptional regulator, coding for MPNDYTISQLAKAAEIPTTTVRYYERIGLVEPDNRSQGNYRLYSGESLNKLKFIRAAQAIGFTLDDVKALLSDDDGGIPTCGNVQRLIEERLADIDQRLKDLRRVRKVLKNALEQCQTQKKTDCCQVVAGLKAQ
- a CDS encoding TPM domain-containing protein yields the protein MTNTNALFTEQDHQQITQAVVAAEAKTSAEIMPVVAKSSGRYDRPEDIVGLWCGVLAFIAAWWLTPSPSTDANSWGGPSAAFQLFVYIVSLVAGFFVGVVLAMRVNWLRALFTPKAQMAEDVLQRARSVFYDRRVHHTAGGTGVLIYVSLFEHRAAIIADESVLTKLGQSALDEICQQLTTDLGSGTIPNALCNAIATTGEKLSGVLPRDDNDINELSDALVVLD
- a CDS encoding ankyrin repeat domain-containing protein is translated as MSQLKKAIVAGDVERARQLLNENPKLASTPIRWGSILNSCQTEPLHFLSDGPFNQLWDHGRQAELARALIDAGAPVDGLPGGGETPLHGAASLGEAGVAQVLIDAGANIEAVASYPGIPDGTPLDFAVHFGMVEVVDLLLRKGAKVLSTRIAAGVGKLDRVRADLESASLSNEQAFDVLRCAVVCDRIPVVEYLLDSGLDVNVMDGKATALHWAAWEAKPNMVSFLLSRGADATLLDAKYQMSPGGWARHRRKEVGPRWGHDEVIRILEHHVSEPA
- a CDS encoding TPM domain-containing protein; amino-acid sequence: MIRPRNVPFRIGCLVAACLLLNTSALLAYQQNDNLIQLDPPGQREFILDKAGLINEADATQIRELADKLLTDKAAPLVVVTINSMADHGGRGMRIETFARLLFDQWQIGPAKLGENQWNKGILLLVSKDDRKARIELGAGWGREKDDLCLQIMDEQIIPRFKQGNFSAGILAGVQSLEKMARDLKLPAAPKPAWFYPVLIGAIGLGIFTVVSLIRRGSSGWAWLFWGLVFAGIGAILYHMLSNSGSGGGYSGGSFGGGGFSGGGGASGSW
- a CDS encoding heavy-metal-associated domain-containing protein translates to MNRAVLAIEGMTCEGCATTVAETIKRVDGVIAVEVNYGTKQATIGAKACCPVPIAEIKSALAKVGYAGEPIDSTD
- a CDS encoding putative iron-sulfur cluster-binding metallochaperone produces the protein MNQNATTATRQTCPTCGHKARRVSLRTIRSLLKEPAASGFQDGDSCCQTDGTGCHAINEDTGWRFCDSPACDVVYFAEQSDDTFVKPQLKVAVGVKETAGDRPLCYCFDHSVTSIKRELEATGESTAVEDIRSRMKGEACHCEVTNPSGSCCLGSVAKGIEIAKGELAATESHIGSEPPSGRGEKIAKVGTIVSAIMASSCCWLPLVLLAVGVSGTGIAVALETYRPLFMLITFGFLGAAFYFTYRPRPASDANHDASCCDSTMVGELECCTPKTTLRWSMAAMNKVMLWVVTVLAIAFLAFPSYVGLLFGAGGNAVVT